Proteins encoded in a region of the Nicotiana tomentosiformis chromosome 9, ASM39032v3, whole genome shotgun sequence genome:
- the LOC138898925 gene encoding uncharacterized protein translates to MVALAQATENSKLKNMREREGTSKARSAGNFGESFGGGRSAFRGGSSGPTQSHAPSSASAPAVGHSQQCGLRGHIQRECRSSCQGAGRGITQPSSSAVATSSTPPPARGTPAPAGHSAARGGAQSSGGPNRFYTMSDCYNAEASLDIVTKPEQLHDPFSVSTLVGESIMAAQVYNGCVITVRGRDTVADLIELGMVDFDATKMINKGCIYDLVRVTDTTAKAPTLESVPVVNEFLEVFPDELPGIPPDREIDFRIDVMPGTQPISISPYRMAPAELKELKEQLKDLLEKGFIRPSVAPWGTSVLFVSNKDGSLRMWYYRKLMEVFSTLASPLTKLTKKGVKFQWSDACERSFQELKSRLTTMPVLTLPVGTDEFMDLNLSQRRWLELLKDYDIDIIYHPGKVNVVADALSRKSMGSLAHLEVYQRPLAKEVHRLASLGVHLTDSGEGGVIVQNKVESLLVVKVKEKQYDDPFLVQLKEGKNHYRGSRF, encoded by the exons atGGTAGCATTagctcaagctacagagaacaGCAAGTTGAAGAACATGAGGGAGCGAGAGGGTACTAGCAAGGCCCGGTCTGCAGgaaactttggggagtcatttggcgggggaagatcagctttcaggggagggtcatcagggccaacccagtctcatgctccgtcttcagccagtgcaccagCAGTGGGGCATAGTCAGCA gtgcggattgaggggtcatattcagagggagtgtcgttcatcctgccagggtgcgggcagAGGCATAACACAACCTTCTAGTTCTGCAGTTGCTACATCTTCAACACCCCCTCCTGCTCGAGGCACTCCGGCACCAGCAGGGCAtagtgcagctaggggtggcgcgcagagttcaggaggacccaaccGTTTCTATACTATGAGTGATTGCTACAATGCAGAGGCTTCTCTAGATATTGTCACAA aaccggaacaacttcatgatccgttctctgtatctactctggttggcgagtctattatggctgCACAAGTTTATAATGGTTGTGTtatcacggtgcgtggtcgggacaccgtggccgatctcattgaattggggatggttgattttgat gccacaaagatgatcaacaaggggtgtatttacgaTTTGGTCAGAGTTACAGACACCACTGCtaaggcacctacactcgagtcagtgccagttgtgaatgaatttctggaggtctttcctgatgagctccctgggattccgccagaCAGGGAAATTGATTTTAGGATTGacgtgatgccaggcacgcagcctatatctatttcgccctacaggatggcaccagcagaattgaaggaattaaaggaacagttgaaggatttgttagaaaagggtttcatccgaccgagtgtggcACCATGGGGCACATCGGTCCTCTTTGTGAGTAataaagatggatcactgaggatgt ggtattacaggaagttaaTGGAGGTATTCTCTACTCTTGcatctccgttgactaaattgactaaGAAAggggttaagttccaatggtctgatgcttgtgaaaggagcttccaggagttgaaatcaagattgactacaatgccggtgttgaccctgccagtGGGTACGGATGAATtcatg gatctgaATTTGAGtcaaagaagatggcttgagttactcaaggattacgatatcGATATtatatatcacccggggaaagtcaatgttgtggcggatgcgcttagccggaaatctatgggtagtttggctcatttggaggtatatcaaaggccattggccaaggaagtccatcgattggctagtttgggagttcatcttacgGACTCtggtgaaggaggggtaattgtgcaaaataaggttgaatcattgcttgttgtgaaagtcaaagagaagcaatatgatgatccatttttggtgcaacTGAAGGAGGGGAAGAATCATTACcgaggctcacgcttctag